The Prosthecobacter sp. genome contains the following window.
AATTCGCTGCTGACATTCTCGCGCAGCTTGCTCTGCAGGTCGGCGATGTGCAGCTGGTTGTGGAGGTGAACTTCCAACGCCGCCACGCGACGTGCGACATGTGTTTCCTCCAGCAGTTTCTGCTTCGCTTCGGTTTCGATGCTCAGATTGGCGGCCAGGATGTCGGTCAGCGTGCTGGCATCTTCGATGGTCGAGAACACGGCTTTGACTTCGTCCGAGACTTCAGGCCGCAGACTGAGCAGTTTCTCGGCAGACTCGCGGAGATTGCGCACGGCCGCTTCGGCCATGTCATCATCCTTCGACGGCATCTGGCTGGAGAGTGTCTCCACCTCCGCCTTCATGAACGGCTCCTGCTGGGTCACCTGCTTGATGCGCATGCGCTGCTCGCCACGCACCAGAATGACGACGCCCTTGTCCTGGCGGATCATGCGGATCACACGGCCGATGACACCGTGCTCGTGCAGGTGCTCCAAAGAAGGATTCTCGCTCTCCTTGTCCTTTTGCAGGACCAGTCCGAGCAGCTTGCTTTGCGTCAGGCTTTCTTCGAGCAATTGCAGGCTGGAGGCCCGGCCGATGCTCAGCGGCATGATGGTGCCAGGAAAGAGCACCGTGTCGCGCAGGGGCAGGATCGGCAGCACCTCGACCGCTCCCGGCACGAGCGTGACCGGCGGTCCGTCCGCATCCGCAGATGACGCCACGCTCGTTGTCGCAGCAGTGGTCTCGGCACCTTTCAAAGAGAGAGTGTCCGTCATGACTCATCCTCCTGTTGAACGACCGGAAGTGTGATCCAGAGCCAGCCGTTGTCCTGCTTCGCGACCACGCGCTCGGTGTCCACCGTCACCGGGAATTCGAGGACGCGCTCGAAGCTGCCATCCGCGATTTCCATGACGAGGATACGGCAGCGGTTGGACTGGTCACAGCCGCCATCAGGCGGCTGGCGCTGACCACGGATCACGAGACGACGCGGCTCCACCTCCACCTTGATGTCCTGTTTGCGCGCACCCGCCAGATCCACACAGACTTCGATGCAGTCTGCATAGGCATAGACATTCACGTCCGGCCGCCAGGTGACATCAGGAGGTTGCAGGCCCGCGAACTGCAGCCCTTGAAGCTGCGCGGCCAGTTGGTCCGTCATCGAAACGATGCGGGTAAAGCGGATGCTGCGTGGCATGGTGTGAGCCGGATCAGGATGGCTCAACCGGCGGCTGTGGCACCGGTTGGAGATGGGTGTGCTGGCTGCAGAGTTCAAAAGCCTTCAGCAGGCCGAGTCCCAGCAACGTGGGAGGCAGCAGTGCCACGGCAAGCGTGGTGAGCGGGCGGACCATGGCGCGCGTGGGCAGCAGTTTGAGCAGCAATCCGGCACCCATGGCGGCGGCGACCGCCTTGGCCGGTTCACGGCGCACATAAGCTTCCGTCCGCTCAAGGGTCCGCTGAAGGCAAAGCTCAGCGGGATGAGGTGGGTCACGTTCATTCATGGCGTGCGATGGTGGATGAGTGTCAGCGTCCGCCTCGTGCGGATTGTGATTTCGGGCTGGCTTTCAACTGGCGGATGCCCCGGTCCTCCCGCAGATCTTTGGACTGCTTGAAGTTGTTATCGTGCTTCCGGGGCTTTTTGGCCGTTTCACTGTGGTTGGCTCCGAGCTTGCGTGGGAGTGGCTTCGCTGTGGCTTCAGGGGCGGTGTCTTTCGTGGATGTGGTCTTCGTTTTCATGGCAGTGGTGTCAGGTTAGCGGAGGATGGCGCGGCGGCTTCTCGTGGTTTGGCGATTGTCGGGCGGATCATGTGCTGGCTGGAGCGGCGGGAACCTTCGCCTCATCCTGGTCGATGTCTTCAAACGAGCGCCGTACCGTTTCGATCTGCTGGCGGTAGTGCTCGGCGTCGCCGTAGTCGAAGAAATGCCGGTAGCGGCTGTGCATGGACTTCATGCGCAGCGCGTGCTTGATCGGGCACCAGTACTGCTCCGTACGCGCGGCGATCTCGGTGGCGCAGGCCAGCACGCCGTTGGCATAGCCGCAGTACTCGCAGTTGAGCTTTTCCGCCCAGTTCAGGTAGGCCAGATGCCGCCGGTCCAGTTGGATGTAGTCAGCGCGTTTCACCTTGGGAATGCCATAGATTGGGAAGCAGACAGCCTGATAGACCGACATGAACAGATCCATCAGGGCGATGGGAAGGATGCAGGACAGGATCACCGGCGTGGTGAGAAGAATCATGAAACGCGATTCCCGGATGTAGGCGGTGAAGCGCTTCACCAGCAGCTTGTGCCGGGCGCGGGCTTCTGTGGTGAAGCGGATCTTGCCCTGGCGCACCTCATAGAAGAACTCCTGTTCCTTCTTTTGCAGTTCGCGCAGGATGTCCTTTTCCAGCACGCGCATCTTCTCCAGCATGGAGTCGAGGGAGTCGTTCATGGGTGTGAAATCATTTCTATTTCGAGTCTGACGACCCTATTGATGACTGGCGATGACAAAAGAAGCTCAATGAGCTGTTTTTCTGCACAGCATCCATCTGGGAATGTTGCAGACGGGGCACGCGAGAGGGGTTACAGAAGCGTTAACAAGGCATCTCCACATGAAATACTCCGGCTCTTCAAGCGTCAGGACCGCTGGTTCCCGAACATCACTGACCAATCTGCGACTGATGATGACAGCCGTTCTGCTGTCTGGCTGTGCCGGACGTATGAATGTGAGTGAGAAGATGATGTGGTCCACCTATCCGCTGGCCACGCGGAAAGGGGAGGCGACAGGATTTGTCATCAACCTGCGCGATGCGCAGGAGCCCGGCGGCATGCTGCCGGTCGTCTTCACCTCCGTGCATGTGCTCGACACCGTCGGTCGTGGGCCGTTGATCATCGGCATCCGCAAGTTGGATGAGAATGGCGAGGCGCAGGTTTCTCTCCTCGCCTTCAACCCGCTCGTGTCGCAGGGCATGGAGCGCTTTTACGTGCGCCATCCGCGGCATGATCTCGCGGCTTTCGCACTGCGTCTGCCTGCGGAAATCGCCGGCCGCGCCAAGATGTCGTCTTTTCTGGATGAACGCATGCTTGCGAGCGACGGCAGATACCTGCGCTCAGGGGTGGAGGTTTCATTCCTGGGCTATCCTGAAGTGCTACCCGGCACAGAGGGCGCCTTCCCAGTGTTGCGCAGCGGCAGAGTCGCCTCCTATCCGGTGGGAACGTCACAGGCGCATGGGCGGTTTCTCATCAACTCCGATGTCTATCCCGGTGACAGCGGCGCGCCGGTGTTCATCTCGGGTCGTGGCAGCCGTCCCGAACTGGTGGGCATGATCATCCAGCGCATCGGTCCTAAAGCGCAGACTTTCTCGCACCTCGCCGTCGCGGTCGATGCGGACGCGATCCGTGAAACGCTGGAACTGCTGGCGGCCAGGGAAAAGCGGCTGGTTGTGGTGAAAGCCGACTCATCCCAGCCAGCACGCAACAAAGATGACTGAGCTGGACCAAGTGATGTAGGTCAAAGGGCAATTTTCACACAGACTTCGCTCATTTGGGTCACACAACCCTGTTGGCGTCCAGGGAAGGGATGAATAGCATTTGCAGATGAAAGCTCACGTCCTCGAATCTCATCGAGGCGGACAAATCCCACACGTTGCGGCGCGATATTGCCCTTGCCCCCTCATCCCATGAACACCCTGAACACCATCCTCGTCGCCGTGGATTTCTCCATCGGCTCACGTGCCGCTCTAGAGCAGGCCGCGCGCATCGCCAGTCTCCAAGGGGCCAAACTGCATGTGCTGCATGTGGCGGACTCCTCCGCAGTGGCAGCGCTGGCCCGCAGCCGTGAATCAAGCTACGAGATCCAGGCAAAGACAGCGTCTGAAGGCGCCCAGGCCGCGCTCATCCGCTGGCTGGAACAGTCTGAAGTGCCGGCCAATGCCGAGGTCACGATTGCGGTCGGTACGCCTCTGCATGAGATCCTTGAGCACGTCCGCAGCTTGAAAGCGGATTTGCTCGTGGCCGGGATCACCGGAGCAGGCGATGCGGTCTCAGGTGCCGGCTCGGTTTCTTGCAAGCTGGCCCGCAAGTCACCGTCACGGGTGCTGCTGGTGCGGTCCGATCACCCGCAAGCCTTTCGGAAGATCGTCGCCTGCCTTGATTTCTCAGAGACCTCGCGTGAGGTGGTTGCCGCCGCCCGCCGCATCGCCGTCAAGGACTCGGCCAGCGTGGATTTCCTGCATGTCTGGCAGGAGCCATGGGTGGTAGGCCCTTATGGCGGCACGTTTGCAGAATCAACCTATCCGGTAATTGTTTTCACTCCGTCGGAGCGCAAGGCTCACATCGAGAATCTCCGCCGGGAGTTGCATGAGTTCGTGCGCGATGCAGCACAGGGCATCGAGTCCACCGAGGTACTTCAGGAGTCGATGAACCATGGCAACGGCATCGTGACCCATGCGCAGGAGTCGAAGGCGGACTTGATCATCGTTGGCAACAAAGGACGCACCAATCTGCGCTACGTCCTGTTTGGATCGACGGCGGAGCACCTGCTGACGCGGCTGCCATGTTCAGTGCTCGTGGTGAAGCCCGTGCTTGAATGATTCCACCCCGCCTTGTGTTTCCGGCTAGATTGGGTGCATTCCTTTTAAACTGCGATGAAGTCCTGTGTTGCCGGGCTCTGCTTCGCCCGCATATTCTCACATCCTCACCAGGAGGAGCCATGAACACCCTCGAAGCCCCCCAGCCAACGCCACAAGCACGTTTTCCCTCTGTCACCGAATGGAAGGCCATCGTCTCTGAGTTTCAAAAACCGTCTCTGGGACGTGCTGTCTGGCAGCTTGTAAACACCCTCGTTCCTTACGCCGCGCTCTGGTATGGCATCTATCTCGCGTTCAGCGTCTCGTGGTGGCTGGTCATCGGGCTTGCCATGCTCGCGGGCGCGCTCATGGTGCGCGTGTTCATCATCTTCCACGACTGCGGGCATGGTTCGTTTTTCAAGTCGCGCCTCGCGAATGACATCACCGGCTTCATCACCGGCATGCTGACCTTCACCCCTTATTACCAGTGGCGCTGGGAACATTCGCTGCACCACGCCACCACGGGCGACCTCGACCGTCGTGGCATCGGCGATGTGTGGACCATGACGGTGCAGGAGTATCTCGAATCCTCGCGTTGGAAGCGCTTCGCCTACAAGCTGGCGCGCAATCCCATCGTGCTGTTCCTCATTGCCCCCTTTGTCCTCTTTGTCCTGCTGCAGCGCATCCCCAACAAGCGCGGTGACAGCCGGGAGAAGTGGTCGGTGTGGTACATGAACCTCGCGCTTCTGGGCATGGTCCTCGGTCTCTCGTGGGTTTTCGGGCCGGTTCACTATCTCATCGTTCAAGCCATCATCACCGGGGTGGCCGGGGTTTTGGGCGTGTGGCTGTTCTACATCCAGCACCAGTTTGAAGACGCCTACTGGGAGCACCACGAAGAGTGGGACTACACGGCTGCCGCGCTCCAGGGATCCTCGTTCTACAAGCTCCCGCGTGTGCTCCAATGGTTCTCGGGCAACATCGGCTTCCATCACATCCATCATCTCAGCTCCCGCATCCCGAACTACCATCTGGAGCGCTGTCACAACTCCCATCCCATCTTCCAGCAGGTCAAGCCCATCACCATCCGCATCAGCCTCAAATCCCTGGCCTACCGCCTTTGGGACGAGCAGCACAAGAAGCTCGTCGGTTACCGCCGCATGCGTGAGATCCGCCGTGAGAAGGCCGCAAGCGATGCCGCCAAGAAGCAGCAGGAATCCGGCGACGGCACGAGGGGGAATGGCACCTCCAGGTGAGGCAAACTTCGACACCGCTGCTGGCCTGATCGTTGTGGGTGCCATTTCTTGGGTTCATGATGAGGGCTTGTTCAGACGAGGTTTAGCCGCCCCGTGATCCTCCAAGCCGCCCTGCCTTTCAAACCCAGACAACTCCCCAGGCTCGAAACCCAATTCGGCGCTGTTTCGACCGGACCAGATTTCCAGCAGCACCGTGGTGACGGCGAGAACGGCGGGACCGAGGATGAGACCTGCGGGACCAAATTGGATCAGGCCACCGACCACCGACATGAAAGCGAGTATGGTGTGAAGTTTCAGCCGTTTGCCCACCAGGATGGGCCGCAGCAGATTGTCGATAGTGCCGACGACAATCAGGCCCCAGAGGGTGAGAATCAGCGCATTCCCATAACTGCCTTCCAACGTCAGAAGGAGGGCCGCTGGAATCCAAACCACAAAGGCTCCCAACACCGGCACCACAGCCAGCAATGCCATCACCACTCCCCAGAGCATCGGCGCGGGCAGGCCCAGCCACCAGAACATCAGTCCGCCCAACAGGCCCTGAACGGACGAGACGGTCAGCGTGCCATAGATCGTGGCGTGAATGGTATCGCTGACACGACTAAAGATCCGGTCCATTTCCACTCCCGTGAGTGGCGACAGAGACTTGAGCGTCTGCAGCGCTGCACGACGGTCACGGAGGAAAAAGAACAGCAGATAGAAAGTCAGGCAGAAGTCGATCGCCTGAAGCAGGGAACCCGTGACGATGGAGCCGGCACTGGAACTCAGCCAGATGGCGAAAGACTTGACGGTTCCCGGCAGGTCGATCTGCTTCTCGATCTTGTCGGCGAGAGGCGCCAGAAGCGGCTGCGCTGCGAAGGTGCGCCGCCACTCGCCTGAGGTCACCTTCGTTTCGATGAGATCCGCGCCTTTCGCTGCTTGCACGACGAGCCGCTGCCCCACGAATGTCAGCGGGACGACCACAATCACGCCGATCACCAGGACGGAGACGAAGGCGGCCAGCCTGGGATGCTTGAGCTTCGACTCGACCCATCGTTGGAACGGCGTGAACAAGACCGCCAGTCCCAGCGCCCACGCCAGCGGGGGTAAAAATGGCACGGCCAGCCGATAACAGAGATAAATGCCGAAAGCCGTCGCCACCATCAGCACGAGGGTCTGCACGTGGCTGCGTGAGCCCCAGTCATTCGCGATTGGATCAGCCATCTGCTTGGTTTCTAGTTGGTTCATCCTTCAACTGTGGCGAAGGAAGCCGGTCACTTGACGCCAGATCACAGAGCAGCACCGCAGCGGCAAATCGCGGCCTGCTTTATTTGCCGATCAAGAGCATGACACCCGCAACGATGGCGAGAATTGGCACCAGGATGCTGAGCTGGCCGAGGCTGAACCCGAAGGTTCCAATGAGGCCAACGATGATCAGATAGATGGCAAGCAGGAGCATGCCGAGGTTCTTGGTGTTCATGGTTGTGTTGGTTTCTGCTGAGTTCCTGATGGCGATGACGCCTGGTCAAGGCGCTCGCTGCCGTTCAAGCTTTTTTCCCAGCCGTAATCAGCAGCAGGATGCCGCCGACCAGTGCGACACCCCCGACGACGGGTGGCAAGGGGAAAGTGTGAGTCTCTTCGGTCGTCACCTGGATGGGACCAAGGTCAATGGCCTTCTCCCTGGTCGTGTATGTGAATCCTTGGTAGCCTAACGCAATGATGCCGATGGCGATGAGCACGATGCCGACGATGGACTGTGTTTTCATAAGATTGGAAGGTGGCGGTGTTTAGTCTAACAGGATCGTGCATGCGCACGCCAGAAAAAAGAAAACGCTGCATGTAACGCGGCAGGTTGGTGACATTCAAGCCGAACCAGCAAACGCACAAGGATGGCAGACTGGTTCGAAAAAAGCGCCGAGAAGCAGCCGTCGCCCGATGTTAGGCGTAAAAGTCTTGAAGGCCGGTCAGGAGAAGGCGCTCTGAACTTGGCATCCCATCAACCAGCCGCCTGCAACCAACCGTCTCAAACATCATGAACATCCTCATCATTCTGCTCATTCTCCTGCTTCTCGGCGGCGGCGGTTATGGATTCAGGTCTGGCAACCACTACTTGGGTGGTGGTGCCAGCCTTATTGTCATCATTCTGATCATCTTGCTCTTGACCGGGCGGATCTAGCCTCTTTAGGCTCACAACTATGAAAACCATCGTGGCCTTGGTCGATCTTTCCGATCTCACCTTCAAAGTGCTCAAGCAGGCGCACGCGCTGGCCACGGCATTCAACAGCCAGGTGATCATCCTGCATGTGGTGGCGAAGGAACCCGTGGTCGTCGATGTGGGACTTGTCTCACCCATGATCATGCAGGATCCCTCCCCGGAATTGGTCCAGAAGCACTACGCGCAGCTCCTGGAGATGCGCGATTCCCTGGTTAAATTCGGCGTGCGTGCCTCCGTCCAGCAACTGGAAGGGGCCAGCGTGGAGGCGGTGCTCGCAGAAACCAAGAAGTGCCACGCCGATCTGATCATTCTCGGATCGCATCATCACAGCACGTTTTACAGGCTGCTCGTCGGCAGCGTCGCGGATGATGTTTTGAAGCGCGCCCATTGTCCGGTGCTGGTGGTCCCGAGCGAGGTGGATGCTCCGGGGCAAAAGTAATTCTCCGGTGGTATGGCCACGGCACGTTCATCCGCAGCTTCGCCGCCAGAGCAGAGGCTGCGGCAGGTCTTGCTGTCGATCTCGCGACAGGCGGAACGCGATCTGATGCTGCTGTCGTCACGTCATCCGCACACGCGCATCCACGCGCTGCGTGTACGCATGAAAAAACTGCGCGCCATCCTGCGGCTGATCGCGCCGGGGTTGGCACCGGCCACGATCAAAGCCATCCGGCGCAGCATGCGCGTACTCAAGCAGGCCTTTGCCATGCATCGCGATCAGCATGTGCTCAATGCGCTGCTCGCTGAACTCGGTGAGGGCGACGTCGTCTGCCACAAGGAATGCATCGCTCCTGAGAATGGCGATGGTCCCAATGGACTGCCGGGACCAGCACAGCTTCGCAGGCTGAAGGCAACGGCCCATGCGCTCACCCGACGCCTGCAGACCATGACGCTGCGCCCCCTGGCCTGGGATGACATCGCCACGGCTTATGCCCGCCGTTATGCGAAAGCCCGCCAGTGGTTCCGGCGCTGCGAGCGCAAGCCGTCAGCGGCTCGCTTGCATCGTTGGCGCTCACCGGTGAAGGATCATTACTTCCAGTCGCTTCTCGTGCTGCGTGATCGGCGTCATCTCAGCGCCTCGCGCAAGCTCGGCAGTTTGCTTGGCCAGATCCATGACCTCGCCATGCTGCGAGAGCATTACTCCCACGGCTCTTCCGACCGCCTGGCCCGCGCCATCCACCGCCAGATGAAGACTCTGCGCGCCCGCATCTTCCGCAAGGCGCGGCATCTGTTTGCACTCACACCCGGAAAGATCGCACGCCAGACGCGCGCTGCGCACAAGATCGGAGCCAAGGACGCCATCGAAGGCTGAGCAGGCCCGCTCAGAGCGTGGCAGGATCAATCTGTTACCTCATTCCAACTTCAACCACCACCCACCATGCTCGCCAAATTTGACATCGAATACGTGATCCATCCTCATCACAACAAGCGCGTGGACACTCACCGCACGGACGACCCGGTGGAAGCCGAGGACTTCCTCATGAACCTGCTGGCTTCGGGGGCCAGGGTCAATGCGATCAAACATGAAGGAGTCGAACTTGCGCAGAAACAATCAGATCAAATGATTCATGTGGCGGCGGAGCGTCTGGCCTCGCGTGTGCTGGGCAGATCTCTCGATCTGGACTCGGTCGAGGTGAAGCATCGCTTCGGTTTCGCGGCCTGATCGTTTTCATCCACGCGCACACAGGATGAGCCAGCCATCAGCCAGCGGTCGCCTCACTTTCCAGTGGATGGCGGTCCCGGTTGCCGTCAGACTGTCACCTCGAATGACTGACTACTCCCGCATGACCAAGGCTGAGCTGATCGAGCGGCTCAAGCGCATCGAAGCCATCCCTGATGCGGCGGCTCATCTGCCTGACGATGAACCGACAAACGGGCAGCTTGTCCTGGTCAATGAGTTGATGGACCTGAAAGCGGCGCTGGATGCCCACTCCATCGTGGCCACCACGGATGCGCGCGGAGTCATCACCTATGTGAATGACAAATTCTGCGAGATCTCCCAATACAACCGCAGTGAGCTGCTGGGACAGGACCACCGCATCATCAACTCCGGTCATCATCCGAAGGAGTTCTTCCACGACCTGTGGAGCACCATCGGCCACGGGAAAATCTGGAAGGGTGAAATCCGCAACCGCGCCAAGGACGGCAGCATCTACTGGGTGCATACGACGATTTTTCCGTTCGTGGACGCAGCGGGCAAACCCCAGCAGTACATCGCCATCCGCACGGACATCACGCAGCGGAAGCGCGATGAGGAGAAGCTCGCCGAGCTGGCGCAGTCGCTCGCGGAAAAGAACAAGGAGCTGGAGGCCATCGTGTATGTGGCGTCGCACGATCTGCGCTCGCCACTGGTGAACATCCAGGGCTTCAGCCGGGAGCTGATGCGGACCTGCGACGGCCTGCGCAAGGCGCTGGATGCGGCGCCAGGGGCAGCCGTGCCGAAGGCTGATCTGCGGACGGCCTTGGAGGAGGACATCCCCGAGTCGCTTGGCTTCATCCAGGCGGGTGTGTCTAAAATTGACTCGTTGCTGGCCGGCCTGCTGCGCTTCTCACGGCTGGGCCGTGCGGCGCTCACCATCGAGCGTCTGTCCATGCAGGAGATGCTCAGGCAAATCGCCCACGCCATGGAGTTCCAGCTCCAGCAGGCCGGTGCGCAGCTCGACATCGGCGAGCTGCCCGACTGCCGTGGCGATGCCACGCAGATCAACCAGGTCTTCTCCAACCTCCTCGACAACGCGATCAAGTATCTCGACCCCGCACGGCCGGGGCGCATCCGTGTGAGCGGGCGGGTGGAGGGGGCGCAGGTGATTTATGAGGTGAGTGACAACGGCATCGGCATCGCGCCCGCACACCAGCAGAAGGCCTTCGAGATTTTTCACCGGCTGAACCCCGCGCACAGCACTGGAGAGGGCCTCGGCCTCACCATTGCCCAGCGCATCCTGGAGCGGCTGGACGGCAAGATCTGGGTCGAATCCGTCACCAACGAAGGCAGCACTTTTTTTGTCAGCTTGCCAGCCATGCCCAACAAGACTAAACGATGAGCATGACTCAGGAAGTAGTGATCATCATCGCGGAAGACGACGCCGGTCACGCCAGACTCATCGAGAAAAACTTGGGGCGGGTGGGTCTGCACAATCCCATTCAGTTCTTCGAGAACGGCCAGGAGGTGCTCGATTTCCTCTTCCGCCGCGGCCCCGGCCCGCACCGCAAGAGCGACACGGCCTACCTGCTGATGCTGGACATCCGCATGCCGAAGGTGGACGGCGTGGAGACGCTGCGGCAGGTCAAGGAAGACGATTCCTTGCGCAAGCTGCCCGTCATCATGCTCACCACCACGGACGACCCGCGTGAGATCCAGCGCTGCCACCAGTTGGGTTGCAACAGCTACATCGTCAAGCCGGTGGACTACGACAAGTTCGCCGAGGCCATCAAGCAGCTCGGCATGTTCGTGTCCCTCGTGCAGGTGCCTGAGATCAACGGCAAGCCCTGACCTCGCCATGTCCGCCACGCATCCGCCTGTCACGATCCTGGTGGTGGATGATGATCCGGGGCTGACGCGTCTGATCGAGCGCGAACTCCGGCGGGAAGGCTATCAAACTGCTGCCGCCGGTTCGGGCAAGGAGGCCACCGGCTGGTTGCAGCAGCACCGCGCGGATCTTCTTCTGCTCGATTTGAAACTGCCGGACATCGAAGGCCCGGCGCTCATTGAGGCGATGGCAGCCATGGGCCGCTCCGTGCCCTTCATCATCATCACCGGCCAGGGGGATGAACGCGTGGCGGTGGACATGATGAAGCGCGGCGCGCTCGACTACCTGGTCAAGGACGTGAACTTCATCGAGTTCGTGCCCACGGTGGTCCGGCGCGCGCTGGCAAGGCTGGAGGAGCAGGCGCGTTTTGCCGCCGCTGAAGAGGACCGCCAGCGGCTGGAGCGGGAAATCCTCCAGATCAGCGAGCGTGAGCAGCAGCGCATCGGCCGGGATTTGCATGACGATCTGGGCCAGCAGCTCGCCGGCCTGAGCATCTTGACCACCGTACTGACGCGCACCCTGGCCGGGCGTGCCGCGCCCGAGGTGCCCGCCGCCGCCAAGATCTCAGACCTTTTGAAAGAGGCGGTCGCCATGACCCGCCGCCTGGCCCGCGGGCTCCACCCCGTGGCCCCGGAGCCGGATGGCTTGGTGTCGGCCTTGCATGATCTGGCCGCACGCATGACCGGCCTGTTCCACATCGACTGCCAGTTCGATTGCCCCACGGCGGTTCAGGTGAATGACAACACCACGGCCACCCACCTCTACCGCATCGCCCAGGAGGCCGTCAGCAACGCCGTCAAACACGGTCACGCGCGGCAGGTGCGCATCGGCCTGTCGTCCGACGCAGAAACCCTCACGCTCACGGTGAAGGATGACGGCGGCGGCATCAGCGGACTCGATCCCCAGCGGCAGGGCATGGGCCTGCGCATCATGCATTACCGTGCCGACATGATCGGCGCCAGGGTGTCCATCGCGAATCAAACGAGCGGCGGCACCTGCGTCACCTGCACACTTCCCATGCCTCCGCCCGCCGTGCCAACCGCAGCTCCTCATGGCCGCAAGGCCGCACGCAAAGCCCCGGTCATGGCTAAAAAGTGAGGGATCGCTCCCGCTGAGCATCGGTCACCGGCATCGCGAGGCACTCTTGGAATCAAGCGATTCCCTGGTCAAGTTCGGCGTCCGCGCAGCCGAACTTCAGATGCCTGTCGCAGTGAAGCATTGCCAGCAGCTCACTGCCGGCCCGCGCCTTCTCCGCCGATTACTGAGAAGCAAAGAGAGATTTTGCCAATTGCCGGATTTTGCCTCACTCGACACGCTCGCCGCCATGCACTCACAGCATCTTCATTCACCATCCACAGACGGGACGGAACAAAAACGGCCGGACGAAACCCCAACCCTTGAACACCCATGAGCACGATCACTGTCCTGCTGGCTGATGACCACGCCATTGTACGCGAAGGTCTGCGGGCCTTTTTGAACCGGGAAGACGACATCGAAGTCGTCGGCGAAGCGGAGAACGGTCGCCGGGCGGTGACGCTGGTCGGCAAGCTCTGTCCCGATGTGGTCGTCATGGACCTCAGCATGCCGCTGCTCAATGGCATGGAAGCGACGCGACAGGTACGCCAGACCTCACCCTCGACCAAGGTGCTTGTGCTCTCCGCACACAGTGACGACGCTTACGTTGAGCAGGTCATGGCGTTCGGCGCAGCAGGCTACCTGAACAAACAAACTTCCGTCCATGAGCTGCCTGCTGCGATCCGGGAGGTTCACCAAGGCCGTCCCTTCTACAGTCCCATCATTTCGAAGCGCCTCAGCGCTCATGACGCGAAGGCCCGTGCTCGAAGCGAGTTTGCCAGGAAGAAAGCCGCCCTCCTGAAGTCGCGCGAAATGGAGGTGCTGCAACTCATCGCGGAGGGCAAGGCCAACAAGGAGTCCGCAGCGGAGCTGCAGATCAGCACCAAGACCATCGAGAAGCACCGGCAAAGCCTCATGCACAAACTCAATATCCACAATACCGCCGGACTGACCCGCTACGCGGTCGCCGCAGGCATCGTCGAGAGCAGCGTGCAGGTGACCATTCTATAGAGCCAGGGCCAGCGGCGGCGGAGTGCCCGGCCTCGCACTCGACCTGGACCCCCCGCCTGATTCAGCCGTCTCAGAGAAAACTCGCAGACCGTCTCAGCCGTTGGCTGGGACGCGAAGTGTCCCTGCCGCGTT
Protein-coding sequences here:
- a CDS encoding CHAD domain-containing protein; its protein translation is MATARSSAASPPEQRLRQVLLSISRQAERDLMLLSSRHPHTRIHALRVRMKKLRAILRLIAPGLAPATIKAIRRSMRVLKQAFAMHRDQHVLNALLAELGEGDVVCHKECIAPENGDGPNGLPGPAQLRRLKATAHALTRRLQTMTLRPLAWDDIATAYARRYAKARQWFRRCERKPSAARLHRWRSPVKDHYFQSLLVLRDRRHLSASRKLGSLLGQIHDLAMLREHYSHGSSDRLARAIHRQMKTLRARIFRKARHLFALTPGKIARQTRAAHKIGAKDAIEG
- a CDS encoding universal stress protein; this translates as MKTIVALVDLSDLTFKVLKQAHALATAFNSQVIILHVVAKEPVVVDVGLVSPMIMQDPSPELVQKHYAQLLEMRDSLVKFGVRASVQQLEGASVEAVLAETKKCHADLIILGSHHHSTFYRLLVGSVADDVLKRAHCPVLVVPSEVDAPGQK
- a CDS encoding Hsp20/alpha crystallin family protein, with the translated sequence MPRSIRFTRIVSMTDQLAAQLQGLQFAGLQPPDVTWRPDVNVYAYADCIEVCVDLAGARKQDIKVEVEPRRLVIRGQRQPPDGGCDQSNRCRILVMEIADGSFERVLEFPVTVDTERVVAKQDNGWLWITLPVVQQEDES
- a CDS encoding universal stress protein, with product MNTLNTILVAVDFSIGSRAALEQAARIASLQGAKLHVLHVADSSAVAALARSRESSYEIQAKTASEGAQAALIRWLEQSEVPANAEVTIAVGTPLHEILEHVRSLKADLLVAGITGAGDAVSGAGSVSCKLARKSPSRVLLVRSDHPQAFRKIVACLDFSETSREVVAAARRIAVKDSASVDFLHVWQEPWVVGPYGGTFAESTYPVIVFTPSERKAHIENLRRELHEFVRDAAQGIESTEVLQESMNHGNGIVTHAQESKADLIIVGNKGRTNLRYVLFGSTAEHLLTRLPCSVLVVKPVLE
- a CDS encoding serine protease encodes the protein MMTAVLLSGCAGRMNVSEKMMWSTYPLATRKGEATGFVINLRDAQEPGGMLPVVFTSVHVLDTVGRGPLIIGIRKLDENGEAQVSLLAFNPLVSQGMERFYVRHPRHDLAAFALRLPAEIAGRAKMSSFLDERMLASDGRYLRSGVEVSFLGYPEVLPGTEGAFPVLRSGRVASYPVGTSQAHGRFLINSDVYPGDSGAPVFISGRGSRPELVGMIIQRIGPKAQTFSHLAVAVDADAIRETLELLAAREKRLVVVKADSSQPARNKDD
- a CDS encoding DUF3309 family protein; this translates as MNILIILLILLLLGGGGYGFRSGNHYLGGGASLIVIILIILLLTGRI
- a CDS encoding fatty acid desaturase, with protein sequence MNTLEAPQPTPQARFPSVTEWKAIVSEFQKPSLGRAVWQLVNTLVPYAALWYGIYLAFSVSWWLVIGLAMLAGALMVRVFIIFHDCGHGSFFKSRLANDITGFITGMLTFTPYYQWRWEHSLHHATTGDLDRRGIGDVWTMTVQEYLESSRWKRFAYKLARNPIVLFLIAPFVLFVLLQRIPNKRGDSREKWSVWYMNLALLGMVLGLSWVFGPVHYLIVQAIITGVAGVLGVWLFYIQHQFEDAYWEHHEEWDYTAAALQGSSFYKLPRVLQWFSGNIGFHHIHHLSSRIPNYHLERCHNSHPIFQQVKPITIRISLKSLAYRLWDEQHKKLVGYRRMREIRREKAASDAAKKQQESGDGTRGNGTSR
- a CDS encoding AI-2E family transporter, which translates into the protein MNQLETKQMADPIANDWGSRSHVQTLVLMVATAFGIYLCYRLAVPFLPPLAWALGLAVLFTPFQRWVESKLKHPRLAAFVSVLVIGVIVVVPLTFVGQRLVVQAAKGADLIETKVTSGEWRRTFAAQPLLAPLADKIEKQIDLPGTVKSFAIWLSSSAGSIVTGSLLQAIDFCLTFYLLFFFLRDRRAALQTLKSLSPLTGVEMDRIFSRVSDTIHATIYGTLTVSSVQGLLGGLMFWWLGLPAPMLWGVVMALLAVVPVLGAFVVWIPAALLLTLEGSYGNALILTLWGLIVVGTIDNLLRPILVGKRLKLHTILAFMSVVGGLIQFGPAGLILGPAVLAVTTVLLEIWSGRNSAELGFEPGELSGFERQGGLEDHGAAKPRLNKPSS